The proteins below come from a single Holdemania massiliensis genomic window:
- the secG gene encoding preprotein translocase subunit SecG, producing the protein MLDILLMVVSVILILLSLLQSGKSDGISGAFTGSGGLNLFANVKERGPEKIISNATLVVGILFFVLVIVIRVLN; encoded by the coding sequence ATGCTTGATATCTTATTGATGGTGGTGTCCGTGATTTTAATACTTCTTTCTCTGTTACAAAGTGGAAAATCAGACGGGATCAGCGGTGCTTTTACAGGGAGCGGCGGATTAAATCTGTTTGCCAATGTAAAAGAGAGAGGACCGGAGAAGATCATTTCGAATGCCACACTGGTTGTCGGAATTTTGTTCTTCGTGCTGGTCATTGTGATTAGAGTACTGAACTAA
- a CDS encoding BtpA/SgcQ family protein, with amino-acid sequence MGIKEVFKTTKPVIGMMHLMALPTDPKYDPQGGIQKVLNRARTDLQALQEGGIDAILFCNEYSIPYLSDVHPVTIACMARIIGELMSEIHVPFGVDVAADPMKTYDLAAAVGADFIRETLCGAYAGNDGISDVRMGEIERHRIEVGCRDILTLATLVPEGARQLAERSIEEVAKTVTFSLAPSALLVYGSTAGSSIDGSLVSRAKTATEIPIFASNGVRADTIEDILSLADGCVVGTWMKQEGKFYNPVDSKRVAELMGKAKAVRGDL; translated from the coding sequence ATGGGAATAAAAGAAGTGTTCAAAACGACAAAACCAGTCATTGGCATGATGCATTTAATGGCTCTGCCTACCGATCCGAAATATGATCCGCAGGGAGGAATACAGAAAGTGTTGAATCGGGCACGGACTGATTTGCAGGCTTTGCAGGAAGGCGGAATTGATGCAATTCTGTTCTGCAATGAATATTCGATTCCCTATTTAAGCGACGTTCATCCGGTAACCATTGCCTGCATGGCGCGGATCATTGGCGAACTGATGAGTGAAATTCATGTGCCTTTCGGTGTGGATGTTGCTGCCGATCCTATGAAAACATATGACCTGGCAGCGGCCGTAGGCGCAGACTTTATTCGGGAGACCTTGTGCGGAGCTTATGCTGGAAATGATGGAATTTCAGATGTGCGCATGGGTGAAATTGAACGGCATCGCATCGAGGTAGGGTGCCGGGATATTCTAACCTTGGCAACGTTGGTTCCGGAAGGAGCACGTCAGCTTGCTGAACGTTCGATTGAGGAAGTAGCCAAAACAGTTACCTTCTCTTTAGCGCCAAGTGCGTTGCTGGTCTACGGTTCAACGGCGGGATCATCCATTGATGGTTCATTAGTCAGCCGGGCAAAAACGGCCACAGAGATCCCGATTTTTGCCAGCAATGGCGTCCGTGCTGATACGATTGAGGATATTCTATCGCTTGCGGACGGCTGCGTTGTCGGAACCTGGATGAAGCAGGAAGGAAAGTTCTATAATCCTGTTGACTCTAAGCGAGTGGCAGAACTGATGGGAAAAGCAAAAGCGGTTCGGGGCGATCTCTAA
- a CDS encoding PTS sugar transporter subunit IIA has protein sequence MSQIFVIEGTAETWQEALRQTAQKLLEMNCVKPDFYASCAAREESFPTGLTASCPIAIPHTSKEYVLQQAVCVLRLEHPVKFRSMENVDLQVEVRYVMNLALQDDQEHIRIVSQIIRNLKDKHFIGAMDALDAESLSQFLNVKFLKEGNEKEWE, from the coding sequence ATGAGTCAGATATTTGTAATTGAGGGAACTGCTGAAACATGGCAGGAAGCATTGCGGCAGACAGCCCAGAAGCTATTGGAAATGAATTGTGTCAAACCTGATTTTTATGCCAGCTGTGCTGCCCGGGAAGAAAGTTTCCCGACGGGACTGACGGCATCCTGTCCGATCGCAATCCCGCATACAAGCAAGGAATATGTGCTGCAGCAGGCTGTCTGTGTTTTGCGGTTAGAGCATCCAGTAAAATTTCGCAGTATGGAAAATGTAGATCTGCAGGTTGAGGTTCGGTATGTCATGAACTTAGCGCTTCAGGATGATCAGGAACATATTCGCATTGTTTCGCAGATCATCCGCAATCTTAAAGATAAACATTTTATTGGAGCCATGGATGCTCTGGATGCGGAGTCTTTAAGTCAGTTTTTAAATGTAAAATTTCTAAAGGAAGGGAATGAAAAAGAATGGGAATAA
- a CDS encoding PTS transporter subunit IIC: MQIINSVIQFIMDLGGAIFLPFMITILGLFFKIKFFDSFRNGLRIGAGFLGITVILEMLCNSLNPAVEFYAGMGSGFTVIDIGWEGIAAIAWSTPFALIIVPICLVLNYFLIRIRFTKTMDVDIWNYFHVILGAAMAYYIAQLGGMSAAVSIGLAMLVAIGTFVAILKMADWIAPHWQKHYNLPGTTCCNNDAFQIWAIDYAVCWILDKIPGINKINLDAKWFSDKFGSLGETSVLTFFVGILISLITRQDLSTMLTMSVTLSAAIVILPRMVSLLMEGLNPISTAARKMFKQKLGAEYDIYIGMDEALCLGDESGIQCAAIMIPIGLAVAFLPGVNFFPIASLGSMVYTTCMCSLFARGDIFKTVIASTVNCIYSYQILSWMAPLVTKLAVNTGYISNAATLVTGSSVEEFHSVILALISKLLGIW; this comes from the coding sequence ATGCAGATCATTAATTCAGTCATCCAATTTATCATGGACTTAGGCGGAGCGATTTTCCTGCCGTTTATGATTACCATTCTAGGGTTATTCTTCAAGATCAAATTCTTTGATTCATTCCGCAATGGTTTGCGGATTGGAGCTGGATTTTTAGGAATTACTGTGATTTTGGAGATGTTATGCAACAGTTTAAATCCGGCGGTGGAGTTCTATGCGGGCATGGGCAGCGGTTTTACGGTCATTGATATTGGCTGGGAAGGCATTGCTGCTATTGCTTGGTCTACACCGTTTGCTTTGATCATCGTACCCATTTGTCTTGTTCTGAATTATTTCCTGATTCGTATTCGCTTTACGAAAACAATGGATGTGGACATCTGGAATTATTTCCATGTGATTCTGGGGGCGGCAATGGCGTACTACATTGCTCAGCTAGGTGGAATGAGCGCTGCGGTTTCGATTGGACTGGCGATGTTGGTCGCGATTGGCACATTCGTCGCAATCCTGAAAATGGCCGACTGGATCGCGCCGCACTGGCAGAAACATTATAATTTGCCAGGTACAACCTGCTGTAATAATGATGCTTTTCAAATTTGGGCCATTGATTATGCAGTTTGCTGGATTCTGGATAAGATTCCGGGAATTAACAAAATTAACCTGGATGCTAAATGGTTCAGCGATAAGTTTGGTTCCTTAGGTGAAACCTCAGTTTTAACCTTCTTTGTCGGAATCCTCATTTCCCTGATTACTCGTCAGGATTTATCCACAATGTTAACGATGAGCGTAACTTTGTCCGCTGCCATTGTTATTCTGCCGCGGATGGTCAGTCTGCTGATGGAAGGTCTGAATCCGATCTCCACGGCAGCCCGTAAAATGTTCAAGCAGAAGCTGGGAGCTGAATACGATATTTACATTGGAATGGACGAAGCTCTCTGCTTGGGGGATGAAAGCGGAATTCAATGCGCTGCCATCATGATTCCGATTGGTTTGGCAGTTGCCTTTCTGCCAGGTGTGAATTTCTTCCCCATCGCCAGTCTGGGATCCATGGTCTATACGACTTGTATGTGTTCACTCTTTGCACGCGGGGATATCTTCAAAACCGTGATTGCTTCTACGGTAAACTGTATTTATTCTTATCAAATCCTAAGCTGGATGGCACCGTTGGTAACAAAGCTGGCTGTCAATACAGGCTATATCTCGAATGCTGCCACATTAGTAACGGGCTCCAGCGTTGAAGAATTTCATAGTGTGATTTTGGCCTTGATCAGCAAGCTCCTGGGGATTTGGTAA